The Sulfurospirillum deleyianum DSM 6946 nucleotide sequence TAATACCCGTAAATGAGGGTTGGCTCAAACAACCCTAAGCGCTCAATATCCGCTTTGACACGCTCATAGGTCGGATAAAGCACCTCATCGAGTTGCTTTTGCTTCTCTTCTTTGCTTTGCCCTTTGCCACTGTAGCCCCAACGTTGCGCAAAAAGGATTTTGTGGTTGATCCACGAGTACGCCAACTCTTTCACGTCCGTTTTTAACACCCGTCTACCCCAAAATGGCGGTGTGGGGATTTTTAGCTCACGGCTTGGCATTTTAATCTCAGAAAACGGTGGTATTTCTTTGGTTTCTTTGTTGGCTCTTACGACCGCATTTTCTAAGACTTTACGCCCAAAATCGGTATCGTAATTTTTCGCCTCGATGCGACTCATCGCCGTTATGCCCTCAAAGGCATCTTTACAGTAAAAAATGGGTCCTTCATAAATGGGACGGCAAAAGTCTTCCACAAAGTTATCGGTCAGCGCCGCACCGCCCAAAATAACAGGAATATTAAGACCCATCTTCTGCATCGCTTCTAGGTTTTCTTTCATGACATTGGTCGATTTCACCAAAAGCCCGCTCATACCGATGGCATCGGCTTTATGCTCTTTCAGCGCTTCTAAAAACTGCTCCAAATCCGCCTTAATACCGATGTTCACGACCTTAAAACCGTTGTTACTTAGAATGATATCCACAAGGTTTTTCCCCACGTCATGCACATCACCCTTCACCGTTCCAATAATCAACGTCGTGGTGGTACTTTTTTCTGTTTTTGGTAAATACGGTTGCAAATAATCCACCGAAGCTTTCATCACTTCAGCCGATTGAAGCACAAAAGGCAGCTGCATCTTTCCACTTCCAAAAAGCTCTCCCACCACCTTCATCGCATCAATTAAAATCTCATTGACAATGACTTCTGCGGCAATTTCCTCTTTTGCGGTAGGCAAGAGAGCAAGCATGCGCTCTTTATCGCCATCAATGAGCAAGGTGGCAATTTTTTCTTTCGTGCTCATCGCAAGATATGCGGCGTCACTCTCGTCTTTGTTCTCCACCACACCTTCAAAATGCGAAATAAATTTAAAAAGTGGGTCACCCTCTTCCCTTCGATTAAAGAGTAAGTCTTCACACACTTTTTTATCAATATCGCTAATTTTGTGCATCGGAAGCGTGTTTTTAACATTCACAATCGCCATGCTTAAACCCGCTTCCACACAGTGGTGCAAAAAGACAGAGTTTAGGTATTCACGAGCGTGTTTGGCTAAACCAAAAGAGATATTCGAGATGCCCAAAACAAAGCCCACCTCAGGGTGCATCGCGTGAAATTCACGTATCGCTTCGATGGTTTCAATCGCCGCCGTGTGGTACTCAGCGTCTCCACTGCCTACCGTAAACGTAAGTAAGTCAAAGACCAAATCCCCTGCGTTAATGCCATGCTTTGTGGTCGCAAGCTGAAAAATGCGCTCCGCAATCGCTACTTTTTGCGCTTTGGTTTTTGCCATGCCTTGCTCGTCGATGGTGAGGCACACCAACGCACACCCAAAGCGCTTGGCCAAAGAGCAGACTTTGTCAAACTTTTCAATGCCATCTTCAAGATTTACAGAGTTAATAATAGGCTTCGAGCCAATCAATTTTAAGGCACATTCTAATGCTGGAACTTGCGTGGTATCAGGCATAAGTGGTAAAAGAATTTTTTGAACATAGCGTCCCACAACTGCTGTGGTATCTTTGATCTCATCTCGTCCTGCAAAGCCCACACTCACATCAATCCCATGTGCGCCACTGCGTACTTGTTGCTGTGCCACGCTGAGCGTGCCATCGTAATCTTCCGCCAATAAAAGTTCACGAAACGCTTTTGAGCCTGTGGCGTTGCTTCGCTCGCCGATGAGAAAAGGAGCTGGGTCTTGCTTGAGCGCTCTTACTTCAAAAAGAGAAGCGATACTTCTAGCCATTTCACCCTGAGGTGCAAGCAGTTTTTTCCCCTCTACCCGTTTAGAGAGTTCTAAAATATGCTGAGGCGTTGTTCCACAACATCCCCCCAAAATAGCAACCCCTGCAATTTGCGTAAATTTTTCTTGAAGCTCTGCAAACTCACGAGGTCCCATCGGATAAAAGGTATAGCCTCCCCTATTTTGAGGCAGTCCTGCATTGGCATGGACACTGATGGGCTTTGACCAAACGGAACTAAGCGTTTTGACATGCTTTTCAACCTGCTCAGGCCCTGTACCACAGTTAAAGCCTAAACTCATAATATCAAACGGTTCAAGGATAGTCGCTATCGTTGTCGCATCGGTTCCAATAAGCATTGTGCCACTGAGTTCTATGGTCACGGAAACCATCACGGGAAGCTTTACATGTAAAGATGTTTGAGCATCAAAAATGGCGTGAAGGGCGGCTTTAATTTGAAGCGGGTCTTGCGCCGTTTCGATGAGAAAGACGTCGCATCCACCCTCAATGGCACCTGTTGCAGCAACCCTGTACCCCGCATACATTTCATCGTAACCGATGTGCCCTAAGGATGGAAGTTTGGTTCCAGGTCCAAAAGCGGCGGCACAAAAACGAGGCTTATCTTCACTCGAAAACGCCAAACACGCCTCTTTGACAATTTCCACACCTGTACGGGCGAGTTCATAGGTTCGATCCCCAATGCCATAATCATCCAAAACCCACGGCAAAGCCCCAAAGGTGTTGGTCTTGATAATGTCTGCACCTGCTAATAAATAGCCACGATGAATCTTTGAAATTTCATCTTTACATGTAACGTTTAACAGCTCGTTACATCCCTCTTTGCCTTCCCATTTTTCTAAAGGAATCTGCAAAGCTTGAATCTGCGTACCCATCGCACCGTCGATAATTAAAATTTTTTCAGATATAAGTTCTTGAAGTGTTGCCAAATGATATTCCTACTCTTTTATAACATAAAAATATCATATCAAAACTCTAATAAAGGAAGACTTTACGGGAAAAACTCCCGTAAAGTTTAATTTTTAGTTGCAGTAATTCTAAAGCCAACAGGGAAATAACGATAGTTTGAAGAGTAATTAAAACGAAAAATTGCATTACATTCATCCGAGAGATTAACCCAACAACAGGTAGTACATTTTGGCTCATCACTAGGCGTATCATCCTTTTTTTTCATCCCCTCAGAACTAAGATAACACTCTTTAGTCCATTCCCATACATTACCTCGCATATCGTAAATACCCCAATCATTAGGTGCACTACTAGCAACAGGAGAAGGAGGATTGACATTTTTTAAATTTAAAATATTCACACAACGATCCGTATCTTCTTCACAATTATATTCAATAGGTTTCCCCGCACAAGAGACATACTCCCATTGCGCTTCGGTAGGAAGATCATACTTACTCGTCCCCTCCTTTGCGTTTAAAAGTTTCACAAACTTTCGTGCTTCATTAAAACTAATCTGTTCGACAGGCATAGCAGGATTTCCTGTTTTAAACTTAGAAGGATTATTTCCCATAATCGCATACCATTGCTCTTGCGTTACTTCGGTGGTTTGCATATAAAATTTTTGCAGGTGAACCACATTTTTTCGCTTATCACTTTTTGCAATTTTATCAATACAAACTTGGTATTCATCGACTTCTGTGTAGGGATTATCTTTAGGGCACATTGCTGCTTGATTACCTGTGGAAAAATCACCCTCAGGAATCTCTATAAATGTCATCCCAATCGAATTGGTAAAACTATCCCCAAACAGCACACTCACCAAAACACACCCTGAAAAAAGTATCTTTTTCATCTTGACTCCTTTTTATTGAGTTTTTTGAATTTAAACTTATAATTTTTACTAAAAACTATTATCTTAGATTCTTATAACATCTAAATGCTATCACTAAAACTAAGGAGTGTCAATATTTAGAAAAAAAGGGGTAAAAAAAGAGACGTAGAAACGAAAAAATAGAAAAATTGTAACACGCAAAAAGCAGATAGACCAAGAGGCAAAAATTGCCCCTTTGGTATTACATGTAACGATTAGGGATTGACCGTAGATTTGTAAATCGCCTTACCACCTCTAATCTCTTTAATCACAGCTGAACGAGTTGCGTTACCTTTTGCATCCATAGAAATCAAACCAGAAACACCTTCAAATTTAGCGGTTTTTTTAATCTCCTGATTGATGCATACGCTATCTTCTGGATTCGCACATCGATTCATAGCATCCACAAAAAGGTTGTATGCATCAGCCCCTAGTGTAGAGAAAGAGTTAATCCCTTTTTTGCCTGTTTTCTTCTCATACGCCGCTAAAAAAGCTTTTGAGTTCTCAGTAGGTGGAACCGATGAATCAAAATAATCCACATACATATGTCCTTCAACGCTCTCACCACCGAGTTCAATAAATGTCGGATTAGCGACGCTCTCACCTGATAAAAAGGGTTTATTAAGCCCAATTTGTTTAGCTTGTCGGGTAATGAGCGAACCCTCTCCATGATAAAGAGGCATAAAAACAAAATCTGGATTTAACGATTTAATTTGTGAAACCACCGCTTTAAAATCTTTATCGCCTGAGCTTACCTTAAGCTCTTTGATCACGTTTCCACCCTGCGCCACAAAGGCATCATGAAACGCTTTTGCCAAACCAATAGAGTAAACCTGTGCTTGATCAACAATCGAAACAGCTGTTTTGTACTTTAACTCTTTAGCCGCATAATGAGCAACGATAGTCCCTTGAAACGAATCGGTATAGCAGACCCGATTGCCATACTTTCGGTTGTCGTTGAGTTTGTCATTGGTAGCCACTGTTGCGATGATAGGAATCTGTTTTTTATCGGCGATAGAGAGGACTTGAGCGGTATTGCTACTCGTAATCTCCCCAATAATCCCTACAACTTTTTCAGAGGTAATCAAGCGTGTTGTCGCCGTAGCAGACTCTATTTTATCGCCTTTGCTATCTACGAGTACTAGTTTAATCGTATCTCCATTTTTAAGCGTAGGATTTAGCGAATGCGCAAACTCCACACCCTCATAACTGATTTGTCCATACGCCGCCAATGAACCACTCATCGGTAAAACAACCCCTAAAGAAATCTCTTTTGCCAATGATGCACTGACAACACATGAAGCTATCGTAGCTACTGCTAGAAAATGACGCATTATGCCTCCTTGTTTTTTTAGAACTCTATCACAATAATTTTATATTGTCAAGTAAGTTTATCATTTTAGTAGTGTATAAATTACATGTAAATTTTTTTACAAAAGAGGCTTTTACGCCTCTTTCAATTTAAGCGTGATTATTTTCAGCGATATTCAACGCCTCTGAAACATCCACAATGACACGCAATTTCTTAATAATATCTTCCATCGCACTGCTTTCTTTTTTTGCGGCAATACTAATGCGCTCCACTTCCGCTTGCGTATGAATAATCTCATCGACGGTTTTTTGAAGTGCGGGGACGATTTGATCCACCACTTTTTGTACTTCCATAATGGAAACACGAATACTATCGGTTGATTTATTGCTTTGGTCGGAGAGTTTTCTAACTTCACTTGCCACAACCGCAAATCCACGTCCATGCTCCCCAGCACGTGCTGCTTCAATCGTCGCATTCAATGCTAAAAGATTTGTTTCACTGGCAATATACTTAATCGCTGTTGTAATATTCCCAATTTGCTCCACAGCGTTGGTCAGTTCTTGCGCCATTTCATTCGTGACTTGCACATTTCTCACCTCAGCGGCTAATTTTTCATTGACCACAACAATCGTGTTGGCTGTATCTTCGATTGATTTAGAAGCATCTTGCGTAATCAGTGAAATCTCTTTGGTTTGTTCGGCTAAGGTTTTAGAAATATCTCTGGCTTCTTGAAGCGCCTTATTACTGTTAATGGCAGTGACCACTTGCGCTAAAGAGCTGACACTCTCTGCAGTTGCAGTACGTGGAGGGCTAGGAATAACCGTCACATCAGGGCGCAATAAAGAGCTGTATTTTGTATACAAAGCCTTTCCTGAAGAGACATAACCATCTGTGCCTATAATGTATTTTGCATTACTTAACGTCTCTTTGGTTTCGCTCTCACTACACTCATCAAAAGGAATCACTTTATAACTGACATGGTCTAATTTATAAAATTTCAAAAATTTAAGTAACCCATTGGCTCCTGATTGGCTGTTGTTAAAAATAATGACATTTTCTCCAGCAGGAATACGACTAACCGCAACAAAGAAATCTGTAGGTGGCACAAACTCAACCGAAATGACTTTCTCTTTTCCATATTTTTTAACCATTTCATCGTAACGGTTTGCAAAACAGACCACCAAATCAAAACGAGAAACATCAAAATTTTGATAATTTGCCAACGTCGCTCTCTGATAGGTCGCAGCTGTTGCCAGCGTAGCATCAACTAACGAGACAAGTTCTTGCGTCGTTGCTTCATTTGCTCCAATTAAAAGTAGATTAACGCTCATTGTTTTCCTTTAAGCCGTGTAATGATTAAGACGATATTTTTATTTTAGTGCATTCCGCATAAATCAGCCCTTTAGTCATTATAAACAAAAGATACGGATAAAAAAGGGATGAAAAAAGACTCCTCTTATTTTTATAAAAATAAAGACCGTGTATGGCACCTTTTCACACAAATAATCTTTACATGTAAAGATTATTTGGCATCTAGTTTCATGATATTTTCACGCCTTATTTTTGCCGTTTCAGCATCAAAAGGAAAAGAGACCATGTGATGCAGTTCATCAAGACTCAATGATTTTGAACGCTTAAGAAGACCCGTACGAACCTCTCCTCCTAATTTTCCAAACGCATAACAATAAGAGGATGGAGTGGGTGCTGGTTGTATAGGTTCTAAGGCAGAGATACGCGAGCATTGATCGACCCAAACAAAAGAATCATCATCGCTAAAATCGTGCAAATACCCAAACAATTTGGTCGTTTCAAAAAATTTAATCTTCACTTCAAAAAAAGGATTGACTTCTAACGTTTCATTTAACCGCAACAAAATAGGAAATTTATAAAGCGTCGAGCCGATTTTAAACTGTTTTTTCGTTCCATCAAGCACCAAATCATGCTCGATTTTTGGAAATGCCCAAAAACGGCTAATCTCTTTTGACCACGCATTTAAAAGCGCATCAAAATTCGAAAATGATTCAGCTAAGGAAGGAGCTTCTTTGAGTAAATTTCGCCCCAACCCTAGCGTTGCGTCATAGCCTAAAAACGGTAAAAGTGTCGCACCAATATCAAGCGTTGTGCCTACTTTTTCAACCTTTTTTTCCTCTTTTTGGCGTGGGTCAATAATCATAAATTGATTGCGACGCTTGCCTTTCATCAAATCATCAATCGCCATATTGTGCATGGCAAGATGGTCGGAACCTACCACGATAATCGTATTTTTACCATACGGTGATTTTTGAATCTGCTCAATAAAACGAGCAATCAGCTCATCCGAACACATCGCCGCATTGAGCATTGAGTTATCGCCTTTTTGATAACGCTGGGCTTTACAACTTTTGGAGACATGCCCATAGGGATGATGCGTATCCATCGTGGAGATAAACATCGCAAATTTTTGTTTACTTTTGGAAAGTCTCTTAAAATCATTCATGGAAAATTCAAACAAGCTATCATCATACAAACCCCACGGTGTTTGATACCCTTTGTCCCTCAATCGTAACTTTAACTCATTAATCCCTTTAATATCTGAAAACTTATGCGTTTTATAAAGCTTATCCACCCCTGCAAATTCCAAAGAAGAGCCACTGCGATAGATAAGTTTATACCCCTCTTTATGCAACATATCGCTCATACACACCGCCCCTGAATAAAAGGTGCTCATTTTAGACATCGAATTGCCCTGAGGTGAATGCTCTCCTGTGGAGGGTGTTACCAAAGGAATTCCACATAAAACAGAGGTCATCCCAGCAATCGTCCAACTCGTTCCTTGCGCTTGTTCAATCTCTGTAAAATAGATATTGGCTTCACGAATGGATTTTAAGCGTGTCATTAGGGAAGGGAAAATGCTCTCATCAAAATAGGTATCTTCCAAACTCTCCGCAAAAATATAGACTAAATTAGGGTGTTCCTCGCTGATGGACGTCAAACTGGGCTCTTGGTAATACTCTAAAAAAGGGTACTCAAGACTAAGCGCATTTTCAATCCCCATCATTTTTAAAAGGCTTTGCGTAAAAAAATGAACACTCGGATGTAAGGCAAAAGCACTCAAAAGAAGCATTAAGGAGAAAAAACCTCTCACTTTTTTAGGCGTTTCAAGCAAAACATTTTTCATTAAACGATAATAAACAATCGAAAAAATCAAACTAGCTATCAAAAGCCCCACGCCAAAAGCAATGATGATATAATAATCACCAAAGCCTGATCCGTCTAATCCATACAGAAGGTGAAAAATAACCGCATCGTTAATTCCCTCGCCCGTAAAATAATCAGAAACAATATAAAAAGCACTTAAAATCATATAGATAAAAACAACCAAAGCCCCTAAAAAAGCACTTTTACTGTTTTGGGTACGGTTTTTACATGTAAAAAGGAAGAAAAAGAAAAAAAGTACTGAAATCCATAGCAATGTATTCATATGTGTAGACTATCCTTCGTGAATTTAAAAGCGAATTATAGCCTCTTGCATGTGATATGCATCCATTTTAGCTTCTTTTTTTACTGATTAAATTTTAATCACTCTCTTGCATATATTCAACCCCATTGAGTGCTAAACTTTCACCAGTTTAACTTTTAGGAGGATGGATATGAGAACAAAACGCTTTGTACTTTCAACACTGCTTGCTCTCTCAAGCGCTTGGGCTGCTGAAGAGGGTGTTACTGAGGTCGCAAAGGCCACTCCAACACTCGATGTTGGCAATACCGCATGGGTTTTAATGGCAACCGCACTGGTGATGCTTATGACACCTGCTGGTTTGGCACTGTTTTACGGTGGCATGTCACGCTCTAAAAACTTGCTCAACACCGTTGCGATGAGTGTTATAGGGTATATCATCGCTTCCATCGTGTGGATTGTGTGTGGATACTCTTTGGCGTTTGGTGCGGACATTGGGGGTGTAATTGGGTTTGATTCACTCTTTTTAAGTGGCATTAAGGTGAGCGATATTTGGGCAACAGGTAACATTCCCGTTTTATTGTTTGTCGCCTTTCAAATGACCTTTGCGGGCATCACCGTAGCGCTCATTAGCGGTGCACTCATTGAGAGACTGAAATTTTCAACATGGATAATTTTTGCGGCATTGTGGATTATAGGGGTGTACGCACCTGTGGCACACTGGGTCTGGGGTGGTGGATTCCTCTCTAAAGATGGCGTGCTTGACTTTGCAGGCGGTACGGTTGTTCACATTAACGCGGGTGTTGCGGGTTTAGTTATCGCCATCATGCTTGGCAAACGAAGCGATTTTGGTAAAGCCATGTTTCCTTCTTCTGTGACCCTCACTGTTTTGGGTGCGAGTATGCTCTGGTTTGGATGGTTTGGATTTAACGCAGGTAGCGAATTAGGTGCGGATGGCATTGCAGCGAGCGCCTTTTTGGTCACGAACACAGCAGCGGCGATTGCGGCACTCTCATGGATGATTATCGAGTATGTCACCTATAAAAAGTTTACCCTTCTAGGCATTGCTTCGGGCATTGTAGCAGGCTTAGTCGCCATTACGCCAGCAGCGGGCTTTGTCGATACTAAAGGTGCACTTGTCATTGGCTTAGTTGCGGGATTGGTTGGTTTTTACGGTGTCAATGGTCTTAAAAAAGCGTTAAAATACGATGACTCTTTAGATGCCTTTGGAATTCATGGTTTAGCGGGTATTTGGGGTGCGATTGCCACAGGTATCTTTGCAAACCCTGAAGTGAATGAACTTGGTACTGGACTTTTATACGGTAACGCCGCTCAAGTGCTCATCCAAATAGAAGGCGTTGTGGTAACTGCCATCTACACAGCGATTGCCACAGCGATTATCTTTAAAGTGGCTTCTGTCTTAACAGGTGGTGCTCGTGTCATTGCAGAGGTTGAGTCACAAGGCTTAGATGAGATGGAACACGGCGAAAAAGCCTTTAACCTAAGATAAGCAAAGGATAGAACATGAAAAAAATTGAATCGATTATTAAACCTTTTAAACTTGAAGATGTTAAAGACGCTTTAGCAGAACTTGACATTACGGGTATGACGGTCAGCGAAGTGAAAGGCTACGGAAGACAACAAGGACACTCAGAGCTTTACAGAGGCGCTGAGTATGTGGTTGATTTTTTACCCAAAGTCAAAATCGAAGTGGTCGTTGCGGATGAACTGGTCGATAAAGTCATTGATGTGATTATTAAAAATGCCCGCACAGGCAAAATCGGTGATGGAAAAATCTTCGTCACCGATGTAGAGAAAAGCATTCGTATCCGAACGGGTGAAACCGATAACGAAGCGGTTTAAGCGTGTAAAGTGGGGATGGATATCCCCGCACTGTTTGATATTTATGGGATTATTTAAATTTTTTAAAGAGTTGGGAGTGCGTTCCTAGCCTTACAAAAATGATGGCTCTATTTGAAACATCAAGTCGATAAATCAAAAGCCAATCGTTTTTAATATGACATTCATACGTTCCATCCCACTCCCCTTTTAAAAGGTGATTTTGGTGTTTTTCATGCAACACCTCACCGCTAAGCAGTACAGACATTACCTCTTTTAAAAGCGTAAAATCCTCGATTGAAAATTGCCCACTCTTTTTATCACGTTCAATATCTTTTTTAAAGAAGCGGTGATACTCTGGGGTGTACATTACAACCCTAAATCATCAAACAGTTCTTTTGAAGAGGTGTGTTTAATGACATTTTTACCCTCTTTGGACTCTTGGATAGCTGTCGCTGTCTCTTCGTTAGGGATTTTGAGCTCAAAAGGAAGCCCTTTGTGAAGGACTACGCTGTGTAAAAAGAGTCGTGTGGCTTCACTGGTGGTTAAGCCCATTTGTTTAAGATACTCTGCTGCTTTGTTTTTAATTTCAGGGTCAATACGTACAGTCATCGCTGTTCCTGTCATAGAATCCTCCTTGTTTTTGAAATATTGTACATCATTTGATGTATAGAGTCAAGAATAATGCGGACTAAAAAAGCTCAGTTGTTTTTAAAAAGTTAAAAGTTTAGCCCCAATACACAAAAGAGCTTTTTCAAACACTACTTGATGAAAAAATTGATACCTTACATGTAGAAAATGCCATCACCGAAGTCAAGCCATTTATCAAAGATTCTAACGTGTTTGATTTTTGGTCAAAAGATTATTTTAGATTGTTGGCTGGTAGGATAGAATTTTGGGATTGATGTTAAATCTTTGAGTTTAAGAACACCCATTTAAAATGCAAATTGAAATTGTAAAAAGTTTAAATTAAAGCCCTGAACTTTTTTGATTCAGTAATTAGCAAATTGCCCTATTGCATGAAAGAATATCTATTTGAGAATGCTTGTAATCTTTATCATTGGTTAAAAGGATTAAGTCATTTTCTTCGCAGATTTTCACAATGGCTTTATCCAAAAAATCTAAGCTATCAACATGGCACATCATCAATAAATCAGACTTAGAAAAACTTCTTTCAACGACTTCAAAGGTAGCTAAAACATCATTTTTAACTATGAGATAAATATCTTTTAGAGCTTCTTGCCCCTCTGGTAAATCTCTATACTTTTTATAAGACAACTCATTTTTTGTTAAATGTTTTTCTAACAAATAGTTATCATATTCGAACCTAATCGCACGATTGACAAATTCAGCTATCACTACAAAATCTACAACAAATCTATTATCCTGATTATTTAGGCTTGTATAAAGTCTTGCATATTGGTCTTCCCAATTTGCATTTGTTGGCGTTCCATTGCCAAAAAGATAAATCAAAACATTGGTATCAAGAAAAATTGTTTTATTTTTGATAGGTGCAATAGATGATGGATTGTACCTATTCGCCATCATCTTCTCCTAAGATTTCCTGAATGGATGCCCTTATCTGCTCTGGATTTTTAAAATAATTTTTAGCATTGGTCGTTACTCTTTTTAAACGCACTTTTCCACTGTCGGACAAATCTTGAACCGATAAACTTTCTTTGATTTTATTTTCATCAAATTCGCCATAAAGCTTACCGATGGCATTATTTAAAAAAGCCGTTGTCAGTTTATTGACATGTAAAAAAGAAAGAGAAGCTTTTTTATTTTCATTCAAGATTTTTTGTATCGTTTTATAGACTTTATCACCATCTTCAGGCAATGTACAATCTTCCTGACCAACAATACTAAAAATATTGACTTTTACCTCATCCATCGTTTTTCCTTAAAATAACTCATTTATATCAATTCTTTCTAACTCATTTGCAAATGTATAGGTCCTCATATCATCTATTTTAAACGTCATACTGATAACAGCACCATCAAAATAATAATCTAATTTTTGAATGACTTCTTTTTGATGACTAAATTCATAAAAAGCATCCCCACTAATGATTTGGATTTTACCATTGTTTTGTGAAATAAACTCTTTAAGCAAAGCCAGTCCCAAACCACCAGAAACCCCTTTTTTAGTAGTGTTTCCATCTATCATCGCCCATTTGATAGCACTGCATGAGTCTATTGCCATACCAAAATCTTTCTCGATTCGTTTTGCAAAACCTATTCCCGTATCTGCAATCGTAAAATTTAACTTATTATCTCTTGGAAAAAATTGTCCGCAGGTATAAATAAACTCTGTTTCACTGTGCATTTGAGCATTGATAAACATCTCTTGAATGGATTCACTGATTTTTTCATGGACGGCATCACTCATATTGGGAAATTCTGTTCTACTGATAAGTTTTTCCTCTAAATATTGATTAAAATATCTATTGTCAGCGGGTTTTAGTTTTGTATATTCTATGGTCGTATGATTTGTATCATATGCTTTTTCGTAACCATAAAATGACAAAAAACTATTTTTTTGTAAAATGGTTTTGATACTCTCGCCAATATAAATAAAATTGATATCATTAAGCCCATCATTTTTAATTTTATCAAGGATTCCGCCTAAAACAGCACAAAGATTGGCATCGAACCATTGTCTTATTTGAATATCTAGTGTTTCAAATAAATCATTTTTATGCTCTTGATAAAGTTTTATAAGTTGATTGTAACTTGCTAAGTCATTGTGGATATTTGAAAGCGTATAAAGTGCCATCAATTTCCCTCCACTATCTTTATCTCATCTTCGCTCAATCCGTAAAGTTTATAGACCATTGTATCTATCTCTTGTTCACACTCAATGACTCGTTTTTCAAGGGTTTCTATCTCTTTTTTGAGTTTGATTTCACGGTCAAAGTTATTACATGTAATCGCTTCATCGAGTAAGATTTTATAGTCTTTGATTTTTTGCTTTGACTCTAAAATTTCATCTACATGAACGATAAAAGGTTGTTGTGCCTCTTCTGAGATATCCTTAATGGGTAATGTGTTCATTTTATTAGCATCTAAACGAACTCTACCACCCTTTTCAGCATCACCAAAAGCGGGGAAAAGATACTTTTTGACAAAATCAAAGAGTTTAGAATTCAAAATACACTGTAAATATTTATTGGCATTGGCAATAAAATAACAATTTGCACTTATATAATAACCCTCAGTGTCATAATAAAACTTATGATTTAACGCCGTATGATAGTAAATGAGTTTTGGCTCTTCTAATTTATCATAATAATCACATGCTCGAAGATTCCAGTAATTAAGCCCTTTATCTTGTCGTTTGATAAGTTCATCTCTAAACTGCTCTAAATAGTTAAAAACAGCAGGATAATTTTTTTGGATATCTGTATCATATCCAGTAGCAACCATATAACGACCAGAGTGATTTATCTCCCATTTTCCAAAATCATCGCCTTCAAC carries:
- the metH gene encoding methionine synthase; the protein is MATLQELISEKILIIDGAMGTQIQALQIPLEKWEGKEGCNELLNVTCKDEISKIHRGYLLAGADIIKTNTFGALPWVLDDYGIGDRTYELARTGVEIVKEACLAFSSEDKPRFCAAAFGPGTKLPSLGHIGYDEMYAGYRVAATGAIEGGCDVFLIETAQDPLQIKAALHAIFDAQTSLHVKLPVMVSVTIELSGTMLIGTDATTIATILEPFDIMSLGFNCGTGPEQVEKHVKTLSSVWSKPISVHANAGLPQNRGGYTFYPMGPREFAELQEKFTQIAGVAILGGCCGTTPQHILELSKRVEGKKLLAPQGEMARSIASLFEVRALKQDPAPFLIGERSNATGSKAFRELLLAEDYDGTLSVAQQQVRSGAHGIDVSVGFAGRDEIKDTTAVVGRYVQKILLPLMPDTTQVPALECALKLIGSKPIINSVNLEDGIEKFDKVCSLAKRFGCALVCLTIDEQGMAKTKAQKVAIAERIFQLATTKHGINAGDLVFDLLTFTVGSGDAEYHTAAIETIEAIREFHAMHPEVGFVLGISNISFGLAKHAREYLNSVFLHHCVEAGLSMAIVNVKNTLPMHKISDIDKKVCEDLLFNRREEGDPLFKFISHFEGVVENKDESDAAYLAMSTKEKIATLLIDGDKERMLALLPTAKEEIAAEVIVNEILIDAMKVVGELFGSGKMQLPFVLQSAEVMKASVDYLQPYLPKTEKSTTTTLIIGTVKGDVHDVGKNLVDIILSNNGFKVVNIGIKADLEQFLEALKEHKADAIGMSGLLVKSTNVMKENLEAMQKMGLNIPVILGGAALTDNFVEDFCRPIYEGPIFYCKDAFEGITAMSRIEAKNYDTDFGRKVLENAVVRANKETKEIPPFSEIKMPSRELKIPTPPFWGRRVLKTDVKELAYSWINHKILFAQRWGYSGKGQSKEEKQKQLDEVLYPTYERVKADIERLGLFEPTLIYGYYPARSHENKLYLFDESEGYFSKEQVCRERVDVVAKRALKTFDFPRQNRNPYRSLSDFIAPDRHDVLALTCVSAGAKFSAYEKELYDAGNFKEYFFVHGLGVELAEALAEIVHKQIRLDLGVAQHEGHSLRDVQMKRYHGCRYSFGYPACPNLEDTRVIFDLLKPEEFGIELSETFQIHPEQSTTAIVMHHKEALYFNV
- a CDS encoding formylglycine-generating enzyme family protein; protein product: MKKILFSGCVLVSVLFGDSFTNSIGMTFIEIPEGDFSTGNQAAMCPKDNPYTEVDEYQVCIDKIAKSDKRKNVVHLQKFYMQTTEVTQEQWYAIMGNNPSKFKTGNPAMPVEQISFNEARKFVKLLNAKEGTSKYDLPTEAQWEYVSCAGKPIEYNCEEDTDRCVNILNLKNVNPPSPVASSAPNDWGIYDMRGNVWEWTKECYLSSEGMKKKDDTPSDEPKCTTCCWVNLSDECNAIFRFNYSSNYRYFPVGFRITATKN
- a CDS encoding ABC transporter substrate-binding protein gives rise to the protein MRHFLAVATIASCVVSASLAKEISLGVVLPMSGSLAAYGQISYEGVEFAHSLNPTLKNGDTIKLVLVDSKGDKIESATATTRLITSEKVVGIIGEITSSNTAQVLSIADKKQIPIIATVATNDKLNDNRKYGNRVCYTDSFQGTIVAHYAAKELKYKTAVSIVDQAQVYSIGLAKAFHDAFVAQGGNVIKELKVSSGDKDFKAVVSQIKSLNPDFVFMPLYHGEGSLITRQAKQIGLNKPFLSGESVANPTFIELGGESVEGHMYVDYFDSSVPPTENSKAFLAAYEKKTGKKGINSFSTLGADAYNLFVDAMNRCANPEDSVCINQEIKKTAKFEGVSGLISMDAKGNATRSAVIKEIRGGKAIYKSTVNP